TGCAAACCAAACCATAACAAGAATTCACTAACTCAAAATTTGAAGTGGGCAAGTCCTTGTTCGGAACAAGCTTCTCTAACCTCTCAACCTGGAAAGTTCTACCATTAACTCCTTCCGCTATCCGAACTGAAATGATTTCTCTTGATTGGTACGTTTTGGGTATGGTTTTCACCAACATGCGAGGGTGTGATTCAAGCTTTAGTTTGGAAAAGAAAGTCTCTGAAATCAAGTGAAGCCAAGTTTTGCAAACCAACCTGCATTGCCCTAGGGCAGGTGACCTCTTGGGCAATCTTGATAATATCTCTTCCAGCAAACAATCCGGGAGGTCGGTGGTTTcggtttttgtttctttcttccttctatGATCCATGGAGGCGTAAAGGTTTCTTGTTTAGAGAGACAGGATGAGTGAATATATAAGGTGAACTTCGCTTCAAGAAGAGGGGTTCTTGAAAGCTTTGGCAGTTTGCAAGGAAATGTCGTTCTTAATTTGGGCAAGATTCAGAGAAGATATGCAAGAGAACCAAAAGAGTTGCTGTATGCCAGATGATATAACTTTCAATTATTTGCTTCAAGTCGATAAAGAAGCATGAGGAAACTCGTGGGGTTTTGGAGAGAAATGGATGCAAGATAAATTATGGTGATACTTGTAACTTGATGTAATTAACTGTAGGCAGATTGGGTATATGAGGAAAACGAAGCAGGAGAACGAAAGAAACTGGGAAAGAGATGCGACAAATATGGTCGAATCACGAAAGAAACTGGGAAAGAGATGCGACAAATATGGTCGAATCGCCCAATGTCTGtataaaagagaagaggaagagagagagattcttCGGTTTTAAGGCTCTCTTCAAGAACAGAGAATCTGATTCAAGAAGTCGTCGTCTACTTTACTGGTTTGGGAGATGGTGGTCTCCGAATTTGTTGCGAGGGTTTTATATTGAAAATCCCGTTTGCCCAGCAATGGCAAGGGACTATTTATTCGGAAGAAAGCACATGATTTTATCTAGGTCTCGATCTTAAGGACAACCCTCGGAGAGGATCCCAACAAATGCACGAGTCAATTAGCAGCTTTCTTGAACAAAGTGAACTCCTTCTCTATGATGCTAAAAGAGAACCACATCCATCTTCAGATAAGCACCCAAGCTTTTTATAACGATGAGGAAGAACagcccaaaaaatcaaaatataagtaAATTATTCACAAATTTTCTTCTCGTAAGAGTAAATAGCCTACAAAAAGTTCAACCAGCTAACCATGTCCTGTGTTTGGCACTGCTACATCAAAACTTGTCCACAAGAAACAGTGTTAGGAGTACATGATTCAGCAAAAGTCTAAGAGAATAAAAAGGCTATGCACAAGCTTCTCACTGTCTTCATTTTGATTCTTTAAAGAAAACATGATACTTGACAACAGGATCATATTTCTTAATCTCAAGCTTCTCactcttctttccttttctcttggcATAGACATATCCAGTTCCTGCAGCTGAGACAAGTCGGATGATTTTGAAGCTATCCTTATTCTTCCTGGCTGCCTTCCTTCtacgcttcttcttcttctctcggTCACCACCCTTTCTTCTGCTCTGTATCTGCAGGCAGAACCCGAAAGGTTTGAGAGAGACACTCTAAGCCctttcaaaaattgattttcattttcaaattaatgatggcataaaatcaaaatacaaaaaatgcttttgataagaaaataaatcttcttttgaaagggaaaaaaaaaaaaaaagtttaccgTGATAGAGAGAAGAATAATGTACATAAAAGAGAAGAGGCAGCTTCTTAAGAACAGGAGAAATAAGAAACTGGAAACTAACTCTGCAATCGTCCAAGAAAGCACCTGAACAAAAAACTCTGTAATAGAGCACTATTTTTTATCCCAAATCAAATGCAAAGATAAATGCCTGTCCTGAAAAACTATATAATCTTGTCTCACAGAAGATACACCAAAATGTTGGAAAACAAACAAACTGCCACAATATGTCAACAACTTCCTGTCCCTAAAACATTGCAAATTGACGTTCATATTTTTAAGAAAGTACATGGATGCATGAATAAGTTGATTTCATCACAAAATGATCTAAAGTACACAtgcaaatttcattttttttttaaatatttttaatatgcaaaaacaaaaacaaataaaaaatttaagttctcCGTACCATCATTGAAAATGCTGTCCACTTTCTCCACCGTGTTGAGGAATTCATATTTCACATTTCGCTATCTTTTCAAAATCTAGTAAAATACCACTAACTCCAAACCAACATTCATCATCCATAACTTAAAAATTCTCCATAGCTTTCACATTTAAATTCACGATTGCAAAGGACCAACTTATCTAGAATCTATCAGTAAAACAGAAGGCATGCTTCTCAACACAATTAGTCATGTTTCTAAAATGGCACAGACAACAATAGGAAGGAAAAAGCCCTTATACTTAATATGGTGTTTAGGCAGATTTTAGTGAAACTGGCATGAATTTGAAAGGAGGTACCTTTCTCTTCCTAGTATTGGCACCATATCTTCTAGCCATGCAAACAACAGACTGACGAATTGACCTCTCAATAGTGTTTATTGACAGCAAACCTGAGAATTGACAAAAGCCCTTTACTTAAGGAAAAAAAGTCTCCCATACGCATTTTGCTCTGTTTGGTACCTAGAAAATGAAAGGCACTAGTGAAAGAAGTAGAAAGAAacagttatttaaaaaaaaaaatatagacgaTCACAGATCAACACCCCTTAAATTTGAGAAAACCTGAGTACTtattaaatgcaaaaaaaaaaaaatacattttctctGTTTGGTTACAAATAATCGAAGTAAGAACAAAATTTAAACTCGAATGTGATTGATAACGCACTTACAAAAACGGAGATGGGTATTTTGGTTTCCCAAAAAAGCAACAACCTTTGACATCAAAGACCCAAAATTTTGCTTTCTGGCCACCAAGCAATTACTTTAAGCAAATGGGTTATCTTGATTCGCATAGAAAATGTAATTTGCAAGAGAAAGAGGCTTGTAATATACCTTTGGAGAAGAGACCATGAGAAAGGAGCTTAGAGAGAGGCCTGGAAGTTGCAAGCTTTAgatgagaagagagagaaaggttGGTGGTGAGAGATGGATTCCTTGGCATGCAAGGAAGAGTCAAGCAGTGAATTGCAGAtgtcatcatcatcttctttgtcTCCGTGTCGCGGGAAATTTTGAGATCACAATTTGAATCAAATGGAATTGGCTTTCACTACTGGGCACTAGAAGAATCAAACCCACACTGTAGAAAAGAAGGTAATtaggtacttgtttaatttaactagttttttaacAAGTGGAGAGTTCCGACGTCTACTTGTTAACTCAAGTTagcattaataatttaataataaaagaaccAACATGCTTtttttcaatggtttttttttattaagttttactTGTGTCTTCGGCTATAGCTCTTATtagatttaataagttaattttattttaataaatgataaaaaaataataatactaaaaaataaataaataaaagatgatgaaaacttggaaaaataaactttgaaactataaaattgaataaaaaaataatttggatcaATTTGATAACATGATAGACATATAACCTGAGTAATATGAGGCAAATCAACCCAGATTAACCTGTAAAATTCATAGCTCAAgttcatgagatcgagataaaccaatataaattttttaaaaaagaaaaccataaaaccaatttttttaaaaaaaaaataatatcaaacaatgaaattagaaaagaaaatgaaccaAATAAAAGGATGTCAATCcgcattaatttttcaaactcgtTACCCAAATCAATAGACTAGAAGCaccataaatgaaaaacaaaaaacaaaactcaatccTCAATGATTCaaacattgaaggatgaaattgtggggaaaaaatcaatcatataaaaggatccaaaaaatagcaattagaagaatgaagataaaaataaaaaaaaaaaatagaggcacCCATAAATTTTCGATTGAATagtgaaattgagaagaaaaatagctataataaaaagacaaaaaaaaatcaaaagaataaggattaaattaaaaaattaatgtaccATAAATTTGGATTAAAGGATTGAAAACCAGTAAAAACTGAATAAAagggttagaaaaaaaatcagaaacaaaaaaaataaagaccaaaatgaaaaaacaacacATGACAAATTGAAATAGAAGGATCAAATCCAAAGGCAAAACAAATTGAGTGAGTGAGAGCTTTAAAAATTTACAGGGTCAATATAAAATCTGAGGACAAGAGAgagaataaaggaaaaaaaaaaggttattacAGCCAAACCTAAGATCCATTCAAGACACGCACCGACCAAGGATAGAGGGTCTGCTGAGATGATGTGGAAGCCATCGTTTGTCCACTTGAAGATCACAACATTCCTTCACACACTGCCATGTGTGATGCACACaccaattatgtttttaatattatttaaatgtaaaaCGATAAATATACCCCTTACCCCTAGTtaagagaataataataaaaaaaaaaaaagatgaatgacTCTGaccaaagttaatttttttttacttcaagggCAGTGAAGTAAAATCAAAATGCATTTAAAGGTGAAAAGACATAAATACCCTAATGTGCCATGCCTAATATTTTTTGCccgagtatttttattttttttattgttcatgaaaaaattaaaaaaatcttaatatctCCATTAGCCAACCTAATTGTTTATGGCTTGGaagcaaaattataaatttattattctaattcacAACGAACATAAACCTATAGTGTTGATaggctccttttcttttttatttaattataaagatCTTGTATTTATTGCATGaatagttcttgatttatttaattaaatgcatgcataAGCATTTCTATTGATGATTCACATTTCTTTATCAAAAAAGCATGTTTAAAAAGCTAGTATATTCATTTTTTAgctgaaaaattaattatccgACCCATAGCAAAGCACAAGTTAAatagctaataaaaaaaacctaaacaatGTGGCATAATCATTATGGACTAAAACAGTGTAACCCTATAATAATCCATTATGGATCcactatcttgttttttttatcattttgattatctaacttttattttggcaatttcattcttttttagacCTAATAAAAGGCCaatctctttatatttattaaggAAGGgcaagattgaaagaaaaaggatcaaagtgaaaaaagattaaaaaaaaaataggtggtAGTTTAAAAATTGGATCGAAAAGTTCACTTGATCCTTCTACTTTTCAAATGATAAACTTCTAGTcccttaatatttcaaaaaaaccaatttcaatctaaaattttatttttcttatttttttagtcccAAGTTtgagggaggagagagaaagtaaTTAGATTCTAATGATAAAAGATCAATTTTAATGTCAAAAAGCTTCCTTCATTGAATATGAGCTCATGAAGGTGTttgattttaagttaatttggaTTTTGTGCTCTTTATGGTCATTGATAGTTTGTCAGTGGACAtgtataaagtgttttttagatgttttgggttaaaacatgttgaaaattaagttttttagtaaaaaattccTTAGCCTGAATTTCCAGTGACCTTTTGGTCACTTGAAACTAGACAGCAGGAGATGCATCGCCTAGCCCGTGTGTctaggcttctttttttttccattgggattttttgttctattttttatttttattttcatcattcaacaataatttttttataatgcttttttatataaaatatgatttagtttttaattagtttatgaatacgctttcaaaaaaaaaattgatcatagAAGGCATTATTTCTGTGCAaccctacttatttttttttctctttaattttattaaatcactttcctatttgtgttttttattatttttttattaaataaaatattggttctgataaataatgttattaaatacaATCCAGTCTATGGTCCATGTGtgtgtttatttctattatcattggattaaataaaaaaaaaaattgattataataataaagttattaaatataattgggACCTATAtttgtctcttgatttttttaatttagttttagttaccgttaataatttttttgcatttattaacacaaataattctcgatatatttaattaaatacatgtataaatttttttttttatatttaggatttgttttatatcaaaaaGTGCATTGTAAAAGCTTGCATGTTCAagtttgtttttgctaaaaagatattatctaaATCGCAACAAAACACAtgtcaaataactattttttcctAGTTTTTGAGTTATTATTACCGTAAGGtttctgatttttcttccaTGGATTGACAGAATTCCAATTTCTAGTGGTTAGTTTTTTTCGCACAGActatcgcacgtgtgcggcgtcgcggtgAAAATTATTccactttaaatctaaaatgtaaataTCTATCTGGCAAATATGgagagacaagaaattcttgtcgcTTATCAGTGAAAAATgaaatgggagtcgccacctagtattttggtcactaggaaccctaattggtctcaGAGATTAGGTATGGGGACTGATTGtgtaaagggaagatattagcaccccaaatatgcttacctaaggtaagctgtattgtttgattgtctgataaaagctaaggtgttattgtttttctaattgttggtttgtctacagttcaagaaaaatcctccttaATAAGGAGGTCCTTATCCTATCAGGTAAAAACCTAACTGTCCTAACgtctatataaaaactatattttttatatcaggaatacgttttacgtataaattcataattctaaatactaaaagaagacaaaaaaaaatttagaacttttaaaatattagccTAGTTCTCTTGGCTCTAACAAACTTTttgttaaagccaaaatgcatgctaatatatatatttttttgaaatttcctttgttgcatgaaaatatgatgtgatgattttattttttttttaattttggagagactaggccgtatgcatgaaaacaaaatattttttttgtttggttttctaattttttttgcaatgttttgacgaaaaccatgtattttaataccagatttgtttctttacggtataaaaatgaaaaccaatattacaaaaaatagatagaaaaatacacgagaaaatcataaattttttaagaaaatattttttggaattttaaattttttaaaaaaatgaacagtGAATTACTCTCAAGTGTTCACGTGCAACGTGAATAGTAGAGACCaccgaggaagaagaagaagaagggaagggGAAGAAAGCTAACTTGCAGTGGAAGCTTGGCTGCGACGAGGAGGCTTTGCCGGTGGCTCAGCAGGCTTCGGTGGAAGGAATGGTGGCCGGTGTCGGTTACTggtgaaggaagaagaaaagttgcAGAGGAGAGAGGCTCGGCAGCGAGCTCACTATATGAGGTGTTCGGGCGGTTGCTTGTGATGGTGATGGAGGTTTTCAAGCCGGTGGTGACTATGTTGCCGGCTGAATGCCgcggtggagagagagagaggtaggtTCTGCTGGCAACAGAAACCAGGTTAGGGAGGCTGGTTTTTTGACTGTCTTTGGACCCAAATTTCTTCCTCGTTGAAGCATGAAAATCACATCTATTTATAAGCGGTGGAAGAGGAACACTTCGTCTCTTCTAGTGCCAAGTTTCAGCCCTTGGTTTGACCTGAAAACACTTCAACCACTACTTTAAAGAATCAATGATGAACTGCTAGTTTTGTGCAGGAAAATGGTTGGTCGGGATGGCCACTTTTGGGCGATGCCACCGCCTTTACAACCTCGATCAGCCAAAACTATTTATACTAGGCTGTAGTCAGTTGTTAGGGTATCGTTTTCATCCaggtttcatttaatttgaggaagaaacGAGACGTTAAAAGCCTTGGGAAGGAGGCCCCTCGGGCAGCCTCTctgaagaagataatgaatAGTAATTTTTCTGtcaattacagtttagtcccttaatttgtgatttatctCTAATTACACCCCTGAGTGgcctcaaactttcaattttgtttaatttcaccTTGTCG
This genomic interval from Populus alba chromosome 1, ASM523922v2, whole genome shotgun sequence contains the following:
- the LOC140955389 gene encoding uncharacterized protein isoform X1; this encodes MMMTSAIHCLTLPCMPRNPSLTTNLSLSSHLKLATSRPLSKLLSHGLFSKGLLSINTIERSIRQSVVCMARRYGANTRKRKVLSWTIAELVSSFLFLLFLRSCLFSFMYIILLSITIQSRRKGGDREKKKKRRRKAARKNKDSFKIIRLVSAAGTGYVYAKRKGKKSEKLEIKKYDPVVKYHVFFKESK
- the LOC140955389 gene encoding uncharacterized protein isoform X2 → MMMTSAIHCLTLPCMPRNPSLTTNLSLSSHLKLATSRPLSKLLSHGLFSKGLLSINTIERSIRQSVVCMARRYGANTRKRKIQSRRKGGDREKKKKRRRKAARKNKDSFKIIRLVSAAGTGYVYAKRKGKKSEKLEIKKYDPVVKYHVFFKESK